In the Kitasatospora terrestris genome, one interval contains:
- a CDS encoding class II glutamine amidotransferase produces the protein MCRWLAYWGSPVRLTDVLYTPVHSIIDQSLHSKLGAETTNGDGFGIGWYDGTDAPGVFHSTEPAWNDTNLREVSAHTTSPLFFAHIRAAIGSAVQRTNCHPFRYRRWLWMHNGFIDGLGDIKRELSFEIDPALWLDVKGTTDTELMFYLALTYGLEDDPPGAVARMIGFVEARGREHGHRFPFQGTIATSDGDSLWAFRYSSVGRSRSLYFNRSVRQLREMYPDRAVLREAAEGTRLVVSEPIGDLPGAWVEVPEATYGVVSQDREELIPFTPRTPA, from the coding sequence ATGTGCCGATGGCTCGCCTACTGGGGCTCTCCCGTCCGGCTGACGGACGTGCTCTACACACCGGTCCACTCGATCATCGATCAGAGTCTGCATTCCAAGCTGGGAGCCGAGACGACCAACGGTGACGGCTTCGGGATCGGCTGGTACGACGGGACCGACGCGCCGGGGGTGTTCCACAGCACCGAGCCGGCATGGAACGACACCAACCTGCGCGAGGTCTCGGCGCACACCACTTCACCGCTGTTCTTCGCGCACATCCGCGCCGCCATCGGCTCCGCCGTGCAGCGGACCAACTGCCACCCCTTCCGGTACCGGCGGTGGCTGTGGATGCACAACGGCTTCATCGACGGGCTCGGTGACATCAAGCGGGAGCTCTCCTTCGAGATCGACCCCGCGCTCTGGCTGGACGTCAAGGGCACGACCGACACCGAACTGATGTTCTACCTGGCGCTCACCTACGGACTCGAGGACGACCCTCCGGGCGCTGTCGCGCGCATGATCGGGTTCGTCGAGGCGCGCGGCCGCGAGCACGGACACCGGTTCCCCTTCCAGGGCACGATCGCGACCAGTGACGGCGATTCGCTGTGGGCGTTCCGGTATTCCAGCGTGGGCCGGAGCCGATCGCTGTATTTCAACCGGAGCGTCCGGCAACTCAGGGAGATGTATCCCGATCGGGCCGTCCTGCGCGAGGCGGCCGAGGGCACGCGCCTGGTGGTGTCCGAACCGATCGGGGACCTTCCCGGTGCCTGGGTCGAGGTCCCGGAGGCCACCTACGGCGTGGTGAGCCAGGACCGGGAGGAACTGATCCCCTTCACCCCGCGGACTCCCGCCTGA
- a CDS encoding DUF6458 family protein, which translates to MGIGGCVLLFALGAVLAFGVDWHLSGVNVHVVGWIVMLAGLLGLFTYASIYKRRRYGSRAGADEVVEERRYYDQP; encoded by the coding sequence ATGGGTATCGGTGGCTGTGTCCTGCTGTTCGCCCTCGGCGCGGTACTGGCGTTCGGGGTCGACTGGCACCTGTCGGGCGTGAACGTCCACGTCGTGGGCTGGATCGTGATGCTCGCGGGCCTGCTCGGGCTGTTCACGTACGCGAGCATCTACAAGCGCCGGCGGTACGGGAGCCGTGCCGGGGCCGACGAGGTCGTCGAGGAGCGCCGGTACTACGACCAGCCCTGA
- a CDS encoding phosphoribosyltransferase produces the protein MTDFRETLDYQTFGRAMRELAQTIADDGYEPDLILSIARGGVFVAGGLAYALDCKNLHLVNVEFYTGVGTTLEFPVMLAPVPQEVDFTDKKVLIADDVADTGKTLQLVHDFCLSHVAEVRSAVLYEKTQSLVKCEYVWKRTDGWINFPWSTEPPVVRRGDQVLDA, from the coding sequence GTGACTGACTTCCGCGAGACGCTGGACTACCAGACCTTCGGCCGGGCGATGCGCGAGCTCGCGCAGACGATCGCCGACGACGGGTACGAGCCCGATCTGATTCTGAGCATCGCCCGCGGCGGTGTGTTCGTGGCCGGCGGTCTGGCGTACGCGCTGGACTGCAAGAACCTGCACCTGGTGAACGTCGAGTTCTACACCGGTGTGGGCACCACGCTCGAGTTCCCGGTGATGCTGGCGCCCGTCCCCCAGGAGGTCGACTTCACCGACAAGAAGGTCCTGATCGCCGACGACGTGGCCGACACCGGCAAGACCCTGCAACTGGTCCACGACTTCTGTCTCAGCCACGTCGCCGAGGTGCGGTCGGCCGTCCTGTACGAGAAGACGCAGTCGCTGGTGAAGTGCGAGTACGTGTGGAAGCGGACCGACGGCTGGATCAACTTCCCCTGGTCGACGGAACCGCCGGTGGTCAGGCGCGGCGACCAGGTGCTGGACGCCTGA
- a CDS encoding dihydrofolate reductase family protein: MGLVHIELFTTLDLVAQAPGGPDEDPEGFPFGGWQVPLMDEVAGAQVDAAYEDADALLLGRRTYDIFAAYWPKAEGNPFAALFNGIPKYVASRGTPDLPWAHSTRLGPDLPAAVRELRERHEHVKVVGSLDLVQTLLRERLFDRLDLWVHPLTLGTGKRVFDTGTVPANLTLLDAPVAGPRGAVFLRYALADGTPATGDMGAPGRDAHDAG, encoded by the coding sequence ATGGGACTCGTCCACATCGAGTTGTTCACCACCCTCGACCTCGTCGCACAGGCGCCCGGCGGCCCGGACGAGGACCCCGAGGGCTTCCCGTTCGGCGGCTGGCAGGTTCCACTGATGGACGAGGTCGCCGGGGCGCAGGTCGACGCCGCGTACGAGGACGCCGACGCCCTGCTGCTCGGCCGGCGCACCTACGACATCTTCGCCGCCTACTGGCCCAAGGCCGAGGGCAATCCGTTCGCCGCGCTGTTCAACGGCATCCCGAAGTACGTCGCCTCCCGCGGCACCCCCGACCTCCCCTGGGCCCACTCCACCCGGCTCGGACCGGACCTGCCCGCCGCCGTGCGCGAGCTGCGCGAGCGCCACGAGCACGTGAAGGTCGTCGGCAGTCTGGACCTGGTGCAGACCCTCCTGCGCGAGAGGCTGTTCGACCGCCTCGACCTGTGGGTCCACCCCCTCACCCTGGGCACCGGGAAGAGGGTCTTCGACACCGGCACCGTCCCCGCCAACCTCACGCTCCTCGATGCGCCCGTCGCGGGCCCGCGCGGCGCCGTCTTCCTCCGGTACGCGCTCGCCGACGGCACTCCCGCCACCGGCGACATGGGCGCACCCGGACGCGACGCGCACGACGCCGGCTGA
- a CDS encoding alpha/beta hydrolase, translating to MASKASIVFAHGLWADGSCFNKLIPALQAEGREVYASQHGLDSLEGDVACVTRAINHVPGPVVLVGHSYGGTLITKAGTHDRVGALVYLAALAPDEGETTQDQQDKFPTMPVFGHLDVTDGRIWLLESGIGDFCGDLPAAEQKLVLATGAVPVPDLFAQQVPGTAWRTTPSWYVVANDDRTVNPDLQRATAERIGAKTRAVDSSHVPMLSHPDVVLDVIREAAATLDG from the coding sequence ATGGCCAGCAAGGCCAGCATCGTCTTCGCCCACGGACTCTGGGCCGACGGGTCGTGCTTCAACAAGCTCATCCCCGCGCTCCAGGCCGAGGGCCGCGAGGTGTACGCCTCGCAGCACGGCCTCGACTCGCTCGAGGGCGACGTCGCGTGCGTCACCCGGGCCATCAACCACGTGCCCGGCCCGGTCGTCCTCGTCGGCCACTCCTACGGCGGCACGCTCATCACCAAGGCCGGCACCCACGACCGGGTCGGCGCCCTGGTCTACCTCGCCGCCCTCGCTCCCGACGAGGGCGAGACGACGCAGGACCAGCAGGACAAGTTCCCCACCATGCCGGTCTTCGGGCACCTCGACGTCACCGACGGCCGGATCTGGCTCCTCGAGTCCGGCATCGGCGACTTCTGCGGCGACCTGCCCGCCGCCGAGCAGAAGCTCGTCCTCGCGACGGGCGCCGTGCCGGTCCCGGACCTGTTCGCCCAGCAGGTGCCCGGCACCGCCTGGCGCACGACCCCGAGCTGGTACGTCGTCGCCAACGACGACCGCACCGTCAACCCGGACCTGCAGCGGGCGACCGCCGAACGCATCGGCGCCAAGACCCGCGCCGTCGACAGCAGCCACGTGCCGATGCTCTCCCACCCCGACGTCGTCCTGGACGTCATCCGCGAGGCCGCCGCGACCCTCGACGGCTGA
- a CDS encoding DoxX family protein yields the protein MSSTRTAATTVTAAATDPKQGKAAVRTVWTLRIVLALFFALASALPKLLALPAATTVFDAIGAGHWFMYVTGLVELAGAVGLLLPRLAGPAATALIVFLVFAFVTQLTAMHGENAGTPFLFMVPLAVVAWHRRAETAALVGRRP from the coding sequence ATGTCCAGCACCCGTACCGCCGCCACCACCGTCACCGCCGCCGCCACCGACCCGAAGCAGGGCAAGGCCGCCGTCCGGACGGTCTGGACGCTGCGGATCGTCCTCGCGCTGTTCTTCGCGCTGGCGAGCGCGCTGCCCAAGCTCCTCGCGCTCCCCGCCGCCACGACCGTCTTCGACGCGATCGGGGCGGGCCACTGGTTCATGTACGTCACCGGGCTGGTGGAGCTGGCCGGAGCGGTCGGCCTGCTGCTGCCCCGGCTGGCCGGGCCGGCCGCGACGGCGCTGATCGTCTTCCTGGTGTTCGCGTTCGTCACCCAGCTCACCGCGATGCACGGCGAGAACGCCGGGACGCCGTTCCTCTTCATGGTGCCGCTCGCCGTCGTCGCGTGGCACCGGCGCGCCGAGACCGCGGCCCTGGTCGGCCGCCGGCCCTGA
- a CDS encoding YihY/virulence factor BrkB family protein — MEVGTRPGMPLHRRPRQGHEPTAPGPGSDGGPARPTKIPGPGGDGGPTGPTDIPGRGWVAVLGRTGREFLDDELPDRAAALTYYGVLAIFPALLVLVSLLGLIGAGTTETLLDNVQALAPGAVRDVLHDAITQLRSSPGTGGVVAVVGLAGALWSASGYIGAFMRAGNAVYDIREGRPVWKTTPLRIGLTLLTMLLLVVCAGIVVLTGQVARWAGDLLGIGRTALAVWGVVKWPVLVVLVTFLIALLYWAAPNVRGRSLRWITPGSTLAVLLWLALSGGFAAYVANFASYNRTYGTVAAVIVFLVWLWLTNLAVLLGLELDAELAREQAVLSGMPPGEEPYVEPRSTRTWPDDADGSDGPHRLHGSDV; from the coding sequence ATGGAGGTGGGCACACGCCCCGGCATGCCACTCCACCGCAGGCCCCGACAGGGGCACGAACCGACCGCCCCCGGCCCGGGCAGCGACGGCGGCCCAGCCCGTCCCACCAAGATCCCCGGCCCGGGCGGCGACGGCGGCCCCACCGGCCCCACCGACATCCCGGGGCGGGGGTGGGTGGCGGTCCTCGGACGCACCGGCCGCGAGTTCCTCGACGACGAGCTACCGGACCGCGCCGCGGCCCTCACCTACTACGGGGTGCTGGCGATCTTCCCCGCGCTGCTGGTCCTGGTGTCCCTGCTCGGCCTGATCGGCGCCGGCACCACGGAGACGCTGCTGGACAACGTCCAGGCCCTCGCCCCCGGCGCGGTGCGCGACGTCCTGCACGACGCGATCACCCAGCTCCGGTCGAGCCCGGGCACCGGCGGGGTCGTCGCCGTCGTCGGCCTCGCCGGTGCGCTCTGGTCGGCGTCCGGGTACATCGGCGCGTTCATGCGCGCGGGCAACGCCGTCTACGACATCCGCGAGGGCCGACCGGTGTGGAAGACCACCCCGCTGCGGATCGGCCTCACGCTGCTGACCATGCTGCTGCTCGTCGTGTGCGCCGGCATCGTCGTCCTCACCGGGCAGGTCGCCCGTTGGGCCGGCGACCTGCTCGGCATCGGCCGCACCGCCCTCGCCGTCTGGGGGGTCGTGAAGTGGCCGGTCCTGGTCGTGCTGGTCACCTTCCTGATCGCCCTGCTGTACTGGGCCGCCCCGAACGTCCGCGGCCGCAGCCTGCGCTGGATCACCCCGGGCAGCACGCTCGCGGTGCTGCTCTGGCTCGCCCTCTCGGGCGGCTTCGCCGCGTACGTGGCGAACTTCGCCTCCTACAACCGGACGTACGGCACGGTCGCGGCCGTCATCGTCTTCCTGGTCTGGCTGTGGCTGACCAACCTCGCCGTCCTGCTGGGCCTGGAACTGGACGCCGAACTCGCCCGCGAGCAGGCCGTCCTGTCCGGGATGCCGCCCGGTGAGGAGCCCTACGTCGAGCCCCGCTCCACCCGCACCTGGCCGGACGATGCCGACGGCTCCGACGGCCCCCACCGCCTCCACGGCTCCGACGTGTAG
- a CDS encoding IS5 family transposase codes for MCVCACKPSYSSSLTDAQWAAIEPLLPVRDPRRAGRPLKFPRRLVVDTVLYVLVSGCAWRLVPHDLAPWDAAYRWFRAWTADGTWNRVHDTLRERVRVADGRDPQPSAAVLDSQSARSHQGGQAIGYDAGKRVRGRKRHLLVDTCGLVLRAVVHSASVQDRAGAKLVLAGIRSSFPQVGPVWVDGGYVNVVDAGLVGWAAEHEGLEIVAVPRNADVKGFQVLPRRWVVERTFSWLGRCRRLARDYERKTAHAEAMIKVAMIRLMAARLAGEEIEPHGPIETEAARRLADDLKNE; via the coding sequence ATGTGTGTCTGTGCGTGCAAGCCTTCCTATTCCTCGTCGTTGACGGATGCCCAGTGGGCGGCGATCGAGCCGCTGCTGCCGGTGCGGGATCCGCGCAGGGCGGGTCGGCCGCTGAAGTTCCCGCGCCGGCTGGTCGTGGACACGGTGCTGTATGTGCTGGTCAGCGGTTGCGCCTGGCGGTTGGTGCCGCACGATCTGGCCCCGTGGGACGCGGCCTACCGGTGGTTCCGGGCCTGGACTGCGGACGGCACCTGGAACCGGGTCCACGACACGCTGCGCGAGCGGGTGCGGGTGGCGGACGGGCGGGATCCGCAGCCCTCGGCGGCGGTGCTGGACTCGCAGTCCGCCCGCAGCCACCAGGGCGGGCAGGCGATCGGCTACGACGCGGGCAAGCGCGTGCGGGGCCGCAAGCGGCACCTGCTCGTGGACACCTGCGGACTGGTGCTGCGGGCGGTGGTGCACTCGGCCTCGGTGCAGGACCGGGCAGGCGCGAAGCTGGTCCTCGCCGGGATCCGGAGCTCGTTTCCGCAGGTCGGGCCGGTCTGGGTGGACGGCGGATACGTGAACGTGGTCGACGCGGGACTGGTCGGCTGGGCGGCCGAGCACGAAGGGCTGGAGATCGTTGCGGTGCCGCGCAACGCCGATGTGAAAGGGTTCCAGGTACTGCCCCGCAGGTGGGTGGTCGAGCGGACATTCTCCTGGCTGGGACGGTGCAGACGGTTGGCACGGGACTACGAGCGCAAGACCGCGCACGCCGAAGCGATGATCAAGGTCGCGATGATCCGGCTCATGGCCGCCCGCCTCGCCGGCGAGGAGATCGAACCGCACGGTCCCATCGAGACCGAAGCGGCCCGCCGCCTCGCCGACGACCTCAAGAACGAGTGA
- a CDS encoding DUF4132 domain-containing protein, with protein sequence MRRWELVGDGSAKFWEAAVEGASVRVRYGRIGTGGREQVKELASDEAAGAHFARLVAEKERKGYAESGPRPARTPDEAGPQPAQAADETGPQCAPAADEAGPQRAPAPAPTEAGPSEPAAPATAPVEEPAGLPDEDTFVLPAEWRAKALPRRSRATPASAPAARDGRGLESADLAEHQAWIDQVLAAPASDPELVRAAHAYLAGEPDALGAAAVASMLFSVMGDTLLKRLPIVDRWAAQHGPAFAALAAVEVFEVHTAYQQAGRHRSDMMLCRPRLQGPHYTSGTWHSGHRVATLVRALLAVTDEASYREAVDALAVCRTTPQRRVVTVFLAPGTPGWADECLADGPYVDDGPWLRTMLMQSLDDPAQLRGLGLRPQLLWNAWTVDFFATLADSVGTACVPLLPEAVEQGYGTDHIRAVTDAATVFPTDDAFRFLLSRLDDKHSRAALQKAMTRYPVRAVRLLAETATGTATGSGKNAPAARQLLDSHVRLHRAQLPAILPRLDSAAAELVRSMDAAAARVAEAAPEALPPVLVSPPWTRKRPPSKPRVLAGLQPDAASVLLWRDGERERWARTEHTGHEYPANTDWAVTAERVLNEHAGLWYATRLLLQGPVEELSPYVADWRPGDLWNGLECLRPVLATYGPAAVPTVLHAARTQPATLAPLLFPVLDVTAARVMADALVRLKSVQETARSWFARHGVPAAVLLVPDAVGPVGAARRAAEQALRLVAAAEGADALLAAAADRYGEEAAGILAEALGSDPWENALPARMPVLPAWLQPAVLPQLLLASGEALPDAATGHVLTMLALSKPGDPYPALAVAVDACRPDSLAALGWAMFEEWRQAAMPAKESWVLHALGVLGDDDTVRRLTPIVREWPGEGAHHRAVEGLNVLAEIGTDVALLHLHTIAQRVKFKALKQRAQEKIAEVAEELGLTGEQLSDRLVPDLGLDADGTTVVDYGPRRFTVGFDEQLRPYVLDADGKRHKELPVPGARDDRELAPAERKRFAALKKDVRAVAADQIRRLEAAMVAGRSWSATEFDELFLRHPLVRHLARRLVWLADVADAPTVAFRVAEDRTLADASDEAFALPEGASVRLAHPLHLGEQLPVWAELFADHEILQPFPQLGRPVRRLTAQEAGSGRLLRFEGVTVPVGRLLGMTKKGWERGVPQDAGVERWFSKRISDGCHLVIQLDQGIWVGVVNESPDQTFETVWLDTVPRDHWSGRDYPLRFGDLDAVAASELLADLEEMTAS encoded by the coding sequence GTGCGGCGCTGGGAGCTGGTCGGGGACGGTTCGGCGAAGTTCTGGGAGGCGGCGGTCGAGGGCGCGTCGGTGCGGGTCCGGTACGGCCGGATCGGCACCGGCGGCCGCGAGCAGGTCAAGGAGCTGGCTTCGGACGAAGCGGCCGGGGCGCACTTCGCCAGGCTGGTCGCGGAGAAGGAGCGCAAGGGCTACGCCGAGAGCGGTCCGCGGCCTGCACGGACCCCGGACGAGGCAGGCCCGCAGCCTGCGCAGGCCGCCGACGAGACAGGTCCGCAGTGCGCACCGGCCGCCGACGAGGCCGGTCCGCAGCGCGCACCGGCCCCCGCCCCCACCGAGGCCGGGCCGTCCGAGCCGGCGGCGCCCGCAACCGCGCCGGTCGAGGAGCCTGCCGGGCTGCCCGACGAGGACACGTTCGTGCTGCCTGCGGAGTGGCGCGCGAAGGCGCTGCCCCGCCGCTCCCGCGCGACACCCGCCTCCGCCCCGGCCGCGCGCGACGGCCGGGGCCTGGAGTCCGCCGATCTCGCGGAGCACCAGGCCTGGATCGACCAGGTGCTCGCCGCTCCGGCCTCCGACCCCGAGCTGGTCCGCGCCGCGCATGCGTACCTGGCCGGTGAACCGGACGCGCTCGGTGCGGCGGCGGTGGCGAGCATGCTGTTCTCGGTGATGGGTGACACCCTGCTGAAGCGGCTGCCGATCGTGGACCGGTGGGCCGCCCAGCACGGGCCGGCCTTCGCCGCCCTGGCGGCGGTCGAGGTCTTCGAGGTGCACACCGCCTACCAGCAGGCCGGCCGTCACCGCTCCGACATGATGCTGTGCCGGCCCCGCCTCCAGGGGCCGCACTACACCAGCGGCACCTGGCACTCGGGGCACCGCGTGGCGACCCTGGTGCGGGCCCTGCTCGCCGTCACCGACGAGGCGTCCTACCGCGAGGCGGTGGACGCCCTGGCGGTGTGCCGGACCACGCCCCAGCGCCGGGTCGTCACGGTCTTCCTCGCCCCGGGGACGCCGGGCTGGGCGGACGAGTGCCTGGCGGACGGGCCGTACGTCGACGACGGCCCGTGGCTGCGGACGATGCTGATGCAGTCGCTGGACGACCCTGCGCAGCTGCGGGGCCTCGGCCTCAGGCCTCAGCTCCTCTGGAACGCCTGGACGGTGGACTTCTTCGCGACGCTCGCCGACTCGGTGGGGACGGCCTGCGTGCCGCTGCTCCCGGAGGCGGTCGAGCAGGGCTACGGCACGGACCACATCCGGGCCGTCACCGACGCGGCGACGGTCTTCCCGACCGACGACGCCTTCCGGTTCCTGCTCTCCCGGTTGGACGACAAGCACTCCCGGGCCGCGCTGCAGAAGGCCATGACCCGGTATCCGGTCCGGGCCGTGCGGCTGCTCGCGGAGACGGCCACGGGGACGGCCACGGGGTCGGGCAAGAACGCGCCCGCCGCCCGGCAGTTGCTCGACAGCCATGTCCGGCTGCACCGCGCCCAGTTGCCCGCCATCCTGCCACGACTCGATTCCGCGGCGGCCGAGTTGGTCCGCTCGATGGACGCTGCCGCCGCGCGGGTGGCCGAGGCCGCGCCGGAGGCGCTGCCGCCCGTGCTGGTCTCGCCGCCGTGGACCCGCAAGCGCCCCCCGAGCAAGCCGCGCGTGCTGGCCGGCCTGCAGCCGGACGCCGCCTCGGTGCTGCTGTGGCGCGACGGTGAGCGGGAGCGCTGGGCCCGCACGGAGCACACCGGCCACGAGTACCCGGCGAACACCGACTGGGCGGTGACCGCCGAGCGGGTGCTCAACGAGCACGCCGGTCTCTGGTACGCGACCCGTCTGCTCCTCCAGGGGCCGGTGGAGGAGCTGTCCCCGTACGTCGCGGACTGGCGGCCGGGCGACCTGTGGAACGGGCTGGAGTGCTTGCGCCCGGTCCTCGCCACGTACGGTCCGGCGGCGGTGCCGACGGTGCTCCACGCCGCCCGGACGCAGCCCGCCACCCTGGCGCCGCTGCTGTTCCCGGTCCTGGACGTGACCGCGGCCCGGGTGATGGCGGACGCCCTGGTCCGACTCAAGTCGGTTCAGGAGACCGCGCGTTCGTGGTTCGCCCGGCACGGTGTCCCGGCCGCCGTGCTGCTGGTGCCCGACGCGGTGGGTCCGGTCGGTGCGGCCCGTCGGGCGGCCGAGCAGGCGCTGCGGTTGGTCGCCGCGGCCGAGGGTGCCGATGCCCTGCTGGCCGCCGCGGCGGACCGCTACGGCGAGGAGGCGGCCGGGATCCTCGCCGAGGCGCTGGGTTCGGACCCGTGGGAGAACGCGCTGCCCGCCCGGATGCCGGTGCTGCCGGCCTGGCTGCAGCCCGCCGTCCTGCCGCAGCTGCTGCTCGCCTCCGGCGAGGCGCTGCCGGACGCCGCGACCGGGCACGTGCTGACGATGCTGGCCCTGTCCAAGCCGGGCGACCCGTACCCGGCTCTCGCCGTGGCCGTCGACGCCTGCCGGCCGGACTCGCTGGCGGCGCTCGGCTGGGCGATGTTCGAGGAGTGGCGGCAGGCGGCGATGCCCGCCAAAGAGAGCTGGGTGCTGCACGCGCTCGGGGTGCTCGGGGACGACGACACGGTCCGCCGGCTCACCCCGATCGTCCGCGAGTGGCCCGGCGAGGGCGCCCACCACCGCGCGGTGGAGGGCCTGAACGTGCTGGCGGAGATCGGCACCGACGTGGCGCTGCTGCACCTGCACACGATCGCCCAGCGGGTGAAGTTCAAGGCGCTCAAGCAGCGCGCCCAGGAGAAGATCGCCGAGGTCGCGGAGGAACTCGGGCTGACCGGGGAGCAGCTGTCGGACCGGCTGGTGCCGGATCTCGGCCTGGACGCGGACGGCACGACGGTCGTCGACTACGGTCCGCGCCGGTTCACCGTGGGCTTCGACGAGCAGCTGCGCCCGTACGTGCTGGACGCCGACGGCAAGCGGCACAAGGAGCTGCCGGTGCCGGGCGCCCGGGACGACCGGGAGCTGGCCCCGGCGGAGCGCAAGCGGTTCGCCGCGTTGAAGAAGGACGTCCGCGCGGTGGCCGCCGACCAGATCCGCCGGCTGGAGGCGGCGATGGTCGCCGGCCGCTCCTGGTCGGCGACGGAGTTCGACGAGCTGTTCCTGCGCCACCCGCTGGTCCGGCACCTGGCGCGCCGTCTGGTCTGGCTGGCGGACGTGGCCGACGCACCGACCGTGGCCTTCCGGGTCGCCGAGGACCGGACCTTGGCCGACGCGTCCGACGAGGCGTTCGCCCTGCCCGAGGGCGCGAGCGTGCGCCTGGCCCACCCGCTGCACCTCGGTGAGCAGCTGCCGGTGTGGGCGGAGCTGTTCGCGGACCACGAGATCCTGCAGCCGTTCCCGCAACTGGGCCGTCCGGTGCGCCGGCTGACCGCGCAGGAGGCCGGTTCCGGTCGGCTGCTGCGCTTCGAGGGCGTCACCGTGCCGGTGGGCCGGCTGCTCGGCATGACCAAGAAGGGCTGGGAGCGCGGCGTCCCGCAGGACGCCGGCGTCGAGCGCTGGTTCTCCAAGCGGATATCCGACGGCTGCCACCTGGTGATCCAGCTCGACCAGGGCATCTGGGTGGGCGTGGTCAACGAGTCCCCCGACCAGACCTTCGAGACGGTCTGGCTGGACACCGTCCCCCGCGACCACTGGTCGGGCCGCGACTACCCGCTGCGCTTCGGCGACCTCGACGCCGTCGCCGCCTCCGAACTGCTCGCCGACCTCGAGGAGATGACGGCCTCGTGA
- a CDS encoding GNAT family N-acetyltransferase, which produces MSPVFRTARLTVRPFATTDADAVFAMWSDPDVCRYTGDDPPGDLSVIHADIARWQTVADRGPGCGFWAVDADGVGFVGDVYVRPMSSHPGEYEIGWHFAAPHWGRGYATEAATAALEHAHALGIPRLVATVDPRNHASLRVARKAGMLDEGVSDRYNPTDPPEAVFASTRAR; this is translated from the coding sequence ATGTCTCCTGTGTTCCGCACGGCCCGGCTCACGGTCCGCCCCTTCGCCACGACGGACGCGGACGCCGTGTTCGCGATGTGGTCCGACCCCGACGTGTGCCGGTACACGGGTGATGATCCGCCCGGCGACCTCTCGGTGATCCACGCGGACATCGCCCGTTGGCAGACGGTCGCCGACCGCGGCCCCGGCTGCGGCTTCTGGGCGGTCGACGCCGACGGTGTCGGTTTCGTCGGCGACGTCTACGTCCGCCCGATGTCCAGCCACCCCGGCGAGTACGAGATCGGCTGGCATTTCGCCGCCCCGCACTGGGGCCGCGGCTACGCCACCGAGGCGGCCACCGCAGCCCTCGAACACGCTCACGCTCTCGGCATCCCGCGGCTGGTGGCCACCGTCGACCCACGCAACCACGCCTCGCTGCGGGTCGCGCGGAAGGCCGGCATGCTCGACGAAGGCGTCTCCGACCGCTACAACCCCACCGATCCCCCGGAGGCCGTCTTCGCCAGCACTCGCGCCCGGTGA